The proteins below are encoded in one region of Triticum aestivum cultivar Chinese Spring chromosome 1B, IWGSC CS RefSeq v2.1, whole genome shotgun sequence:
- the LOC123099981 gene encoding phosphoribosylglycinamide formyltransferase, chloroplastic, producing the protein MEAAAVASCGSGLRYLPPLDPTPRRQNHRAAVAGLGTKRRRPRAAVACRRPHRVHAAAARGSGGGAGDSSSGSGGVRSKKRLAVFVSSGGSNLRSIHEATAACGKASSGDVVALVTDKPGCGGAEYARRNGIPVVLFPRSKSAPEGVPTAQLLNALRDLRVDFVLLAGYLKLVPGELVQAYPRSILNIHPSLLPAFGGKGYYGLKVHKAVIASGARYSGATVHFVDEQFDTGRTLAQRVVPVLADDTPEQLAARVLHEEHHVYVEAVAALCEDRIVWREDGVPLIRTQTNPDAYA; encoded by the exons ATGGAGGCGGCAGCCGTCGCTTCCTGCGGCTCCGGGCTGCGCTACCTGCCGCCGCTCGACCCCACCCCGAGGCGGCAGAATcaccgggcggcggtggcgggcttggggaccaagcggcggcggcctcgcgCCGCAGTCGCTTGCAGGCGGCCCCATCGCGTtcacgcggcggcggcgaggggtagcggcggcggcgccggggacTCTTCTTCCGGTTCCGGCGGAGTAAGGAGCAAAAAACGGCTCGCGGTGTTCGTGTCCAGCGGGGGCTCCAACTTGCGGTCCATCCACGAGGCCACCGCCGCGTGCGGCAAGGCGAGCAGCGGGGATGTGGTCGCGCTCGTCACGGACAAGCCAG GATGCGGCGGGGCGGAGTACGCGAGGCGCAACGGCATACCGGTGGTCCTGTTCCCCAGGTCCAAATCGGCGCCGGAGGGGGTGCCGACGGCTCAGCTTCTGAATGCCCTGAG GGATCTCAGGGTGGACTTCGTTCTGCTCGCTGGTTACCTGAAGCTTGTACCCGGCGAGCTAGTCCAGGCATACCCCAGATCCATACTGAATATACATCCTTCGCTCCTCCCGGCGTTTGGAGGCAAGGGTTATTACGGTTTGAAGGTGCATAAAGCCGTCATTGCGTCTGGAGCCAG ATATTCAGGAGCAACTGTGCACTTTGTGGATGAACAGTTCGACACGGGAAGAACTTTAGCCCAAAGGGTTGTGCCTGTGCTAGCCGACGATACTCCGGAGCAATTGGCTGCAAGGGTTCTGCATGAG GAGCATCATGTTTATGTTGAGGCAGTTGCTGCCTTGTGCGAGGATCGAATCGTGTGGCGAGAAGACGGGGTCCCTCTTATCAGAACTCAGACAAACCCCGATGCGTACGCCTAA